The window GCTGCCCTAGTGGTTTTGGCTAGTTTGGCCGGGTTATTTCAAGGGGCGGAGTTAGTGATGTTCGATTGGTTAATCCGCCGCCGTCCCGCTGAACCGGTTGATCCTCGCATTGTAATCGTTGAACTGACTGAATCCGATTTGGAATATCTTAACAGTTGGCCGATTACTGACGGTCAACTGGCCAGACTGTTACGCCAGATTAATCAACAAGACCCGATCGCGGTCGGGCTGGATCTCTATCGGGATCTGCCCTCGGGGGAAGGGCGCGAGAAGTTGCATCAAACCTTCCGTGCCATGCCCCATTTATACGGTGTGGAAAAAGCAGTCAAGGTAACCGTTAAGGCAAATCCTGTTTTAGAAGAACTTAACCAAGTGGCATTAGCTGATATTATTCGCGATGCGGATGGGAAAGTGCGTCGCGCTTTACTAGCGGTGAAACAAGGTGAGCGGCAAAAAGTCGGTCTGGGAACACAGGTGGCTTTAACTTATCTCGAAGCCAAAAATGTTGCGGTTGGAAATACAGCCGGTTCCCTTGAAGCAGGGGGGATTTGGCGAAATCTTCTCCTGCCGTTTCGCCAGGAAAACCAGAGCAAGATTCAACTGGGTCAAGCCATTTTAAACCCCTTGCGCCGGAATGATGGCGGTTATATCAACGTTGACAATGGCGGATACCAAGTTCTGCTCAATTATCGCGGCTTAGTGTTTCAGACAGTTTCGGTGCGGGACGTTTTAGAAAATGATCTGCCGCCAGATCTCTTCACCGATCAGATCGTTTTGATTGGCGCCACCGCTCCCAGTTTAAACGATTTATTTACCACGCCTTATCTTTCTGACGATCCGCTTGTGCCGGGGGTCGTGATCCATGCCAATATTACGAGCCAACTGCTGAGTGCAGCCCTTGACAATCGCCCTTTGATCCGAGTGCTGCCCGACCCGCTAGAATGGTTCTGGATTGCTTGTTGTACTATTGCGGGAGCAAAGATTAGCTTGTACTTATTAACAGCGAGTCCGCTGACGAAACGGATCTATTTGTCCGTCGGGGGGACTCTAGTGGGGGTGCTGGTAGCTGGAGTTGGGCTAGTGGGCATTACCTATTTAGCCTTTTTAGGCGGGTGGTGGTTGCCGGGAGTTGCCCCTTTAACGGGGCTGTTCGCTGCTGCTGTCATGGTGTCAACTTATACAGCGCGAGATTTACGACGCTTGGCTTCGGTAGACGGCTTAACCCAAGTCGCCAATCGCCGTTACTTTGATGAGGAATTTCAACGACGCTGGCTGCAAGGCAGTGAAAAACAAGAAGAGCTAGGGGTGATTCTTTGTGACATTGATTTTTTTAAGAAGTACAACGATACCTATGGTCATCAAGCGGGGGATCATTGCTTGCGGATGGTGGCTCAAGCGATCGAAAAGGCAGTGCGCTCGACCGATTTAGTGGCTCGCTATGGTGGTGAGGAATTTGCCATTTTACTCTCTAAAAGTTCCCTAGAGACAACGGTAAAAATAGCCGAACGCGCAAGCCAAAGTGTTCGGAATTTGCAAATCCCTCATCTCAGTTCTGAAGCCAGTGCCTATGTCACCCTCAGTTGTGGGGCAGCCAGCATTGTGCCGAGTCTGGAGCAAGCCCCAGCCAGTCTGATTGCTCATGCCGATCAGGCTCTATATAGTGCAAAAGAACAAGGGCGCGATCGCGCTGCTGTCTACGAACTTCATCTGAGTTAATCAGGAGCAAGGGCAAGTTTAATTCGATGCAACTTTTCAACGCCATCTCACAATGGGTCCGATCTTCTTCCCCCTTCTCGAATCGGGTGAACTGGCCGCTTGTAGCCGCCAGTTTCTTAGCAACTGGCGCCGTAATTGGCACTAGACAACTCGGACAGTTGCAGGGGTGGGAGTTGGCTGCCTACGACTTTTTGGTTCGCTCTACTCCCGAAACTGCCCTCGATTCGCGCCTGTTAATTGTCGAGATCGATGAAGTAACCATTCAACAACAACAACAGTGGCCCCTGAGCGACCAAGTAATTGCAGACGCGATCCAAATCTTGCAGCAGCATCAACCGCAGGCAATCGGACTGGATTTGTATCGAGACATTCCCCAACTGCCCGGTCGAGACGCCTTACTCCAGGAACTGGCAGCAGACAATGTGGTAATGATCGAAACCTTAAAAGCTCCTGGAGCGACTTATATCCCTGCCCCTGCTAATGTTCCCGAAGCAAGAGTCGGCTTTAATGACATTATCATTGACCCCGACAATGTGGTGCGTCGGAACTTGATGTATGTGCAAATAGCCGGACAAGATTACCTCTCCTTTGCCCTCCGACTGAGTTTGCAGTATTTAGACAAGCCGACAGTTGAGCTAAATTCCGACTTGATGACCATTAACAACACTGAATTTCCTGCCTTAGGAGCTAATGCTGGGGGGTATGTCCTAGAGACTGAAGAAACGGCAGGGTGGCAAGTGTTGCTGAACTATTCCAATCGTGACGTCGCCCGCCATCTCAGCTTCAATGACATTTTAGCCGGAAATTATAACCCCGCTTGGGTCAAAGGCAAGATCGTCTTGATTGGCACAACCGCCCCGAGTGGCAAGGATTTATTTCTGACCCCCTTTTCTGCAGACGATCAAGAGAAAACTCTGATGCCGGGAGTAGTGGTTCACGCCCAGATGGTCAGCCAAATTTTGAGTACTGTCCTTGATGAGCAACCTCTGCGGTGGTACTGGGCAGACGGAGGAGAGATCCTTTGGATTTTGGGATGGTCTGCCGTGGGGGGAGCGCTTGCTTGGTCCAGCCGCTATCCCTTGATTTTCTTTGGGGTCGGGACGCTAATGCTGCTGGGCAATTACGGAATCAGCTGGCTGTTGTTTTGGCAAGGCGGATGGATTCCGCTGATTCCCAGCGCGATCGCGTTTTTAGTCTCAGGGACAATTGCTCTTGCCTACCGAGTTCTCTACTTCCGCTCCTACGATAGCTTGACGGGTCTTCTCAACCGCGCTACCTTGTCCAAGCAGTTGACTCAGATTTCCCACAAACAGAGGGCTAAAAACCAACTTGCCTTGCTCTGTCTCAACTTAGACCGCTTTCAACTGATCAACGAGAGCTTTGGGCATCAGGTGGGAGATCAACTGCTCTTGCTTGTCGCTCAACGCATTCGTCGCTGTCTTCAACGGGCAGATATCGTCGCTCGAATGGGTGGGGATGAATTTGCAGTACTTTTACGCTCTGTCTCTGATGCCGAGGAAGTGATTGAGGTTGCCAATTGTTTAAAACAAGAACTTCAAATTCCGGTCACGCTCAGTCAACATCAAATTCAAACCACCATCAGTATCGGGGCTGTCCTATGCAATCCAGCCAATCCCCTAGACCCAGAATCCTTGATTCGTAATGTCCATACTGCGATGAATCGTGCGAGGGAGTCAGGCGTTGCTTGTGCGTTCTTCGTCGAAGACATGCACGACCAAGCAATTTATCGCTTAGAGTTAGAAGAAGATCTCCGTCATGGGATTCAAGCCGGTGAGTTTCAACTGTGTTACCAACCGATTATAGATCTTCAGAATAACGAAATTGCCGGTTTTGAAGCTTTAGTGCGATGGCACTCCCCCAAGCGGGGTTTGGTTTTTCCCGATCAGTTTATTCCCCTAGCCGAAGAAACCGGCTTGATTGCTCCCTTGGGAACATGGATTTTGAAAGAAGCCTGTCAGCACATGCAGGCTTGGCAACAGAGGTTTACCGATTTGCCATCGCTTTGGATCAGTGTTAATCTTTCAGGTCGGCAGTTTTTAGAAAAAAACTTCGTTGATTCTGTTCAAAGAATTTTGCACGAGACTCAATTCAATCCCCGCCGTCTCAAGTTGGAAATTACTGAAAGTATAATCATGTACAATATCGAAGGCATTCTCAAGCAATTGCATGCTCTTAAAGCCCTCGGCATTCAAATCAGTATTGATGACTTTGGGACGGGTTATTCCTCGTTAAGTTATTTGCATCGTTTTCCTGTTGATACCTTGAAGATTGACCAATCATTTGTTCATTGCATTGAAGAAAACTGGGACAATTCTGATATTACTCGCACTATTGTTGATTTAAGTCATAATTTAGGAATGAATGTGATCGCAGAAGGAATCGAAACACCGTTTCATTTAGAGTTTCTCCGGGCAATTGGTTGTGAATACGGTCAAGGTTATTTCTTCTCTAAACCCATTGCCAGTCAGGATGTTGAAGACTTTTTAAGGACACAAAGCAAAGTCAATTGATCCAATAAACGGCTATTGTTGATCGCGCTTACTCTCCACACTTTTACCAATCCCTTGCAGAATGCCCCGTCCAATTAAACCAATCCCGCGACCAATCACTTGCGTCAATAAATAGACCACCGCTTGTCCCACGACCCCAAAAACGGCTCGAAACCGAGGCGCGATCGCGTCCCGAAATTCTAAAGCAATGGTCACCCCTAAACGGATGCCTTGCAACTGTTCTAAATCTTCTCTGCGAGGGGCATAAACCGATACGGTTTGGATGCGATTGCCTCGTAAAACTAACAATTCATGACGACTCTCAAATATCGCTTTTGGTTCTTGGATATAGTAAGTTTGGCGATACTGCCAAGATAATTCGTTACGGAAGCGAGCGATTTCCCGAGAGGAGCGATATTGATTAGCATAGAGAGTATTTTTAACCCTTTCTTGCTCCCCAAACTGATTTAAAATCACTTGCATCACGGCATTGGCAACGACCAGAATTAAATTATGGAGTAGCATTTCGGCGCGAGCTTGGGCTTCTGGAGATTCGGGGCGATAGGAAACCTGATCGATTTTTAAAGGTTCTTCGTAGAGTAAATATGCCAATAAAGCGGTCACAGCAGGGAGTTTATTCAACCTCATGCTTTCGACCAGTGGGGCTTCACGGATGACAAACTCCACAATTGAACCCGCTGTCGCCGGGAATTGAGAAAGTTCGACATACTTGCTAATCCAACGGGTGAGGCAAGTTTGCCATAATTCTCGCAGCAGCAGCGATCGCCGCTCGGGTAAATCTTCTAAGGATAAGTGAACAAACTGTAATTGCGTCAGGATTTCCTGAAATTCCTGGACCACTAAATATAAAAGTTCTCGCTTTTTTTCCGGGCTGAGAATATCAATTTCTAGGGTGTAACCGCTATTATTAACAAGGCCCAATTGAATTTTCCCTAAAGTCGTTTGTAAGAGGGTTTCACTGAGAGACGTCGGTAGAGAGGTTAACAACGGGGGCAGTTCTGCTTCTGAATTGGAATTGTTTTCAATCGCTTCTGATTCCGCTTCTTCACTAACCACGACCACCTCTACCGGTAACAGTTGTTGAACAATCCAGCGCGCTGTTTTTAATTCTCGCCGTAACCCACTCCAGAACAGCCAATCAAAATTTGATAGTTCGTCTTTTTCTAAAATTGCTTCCACACGGGCGAGATTTCGTTCAATTTCGGCTAAACCTGTTTCTCTTTGTCGGGTCAGCCAACGGGGGGGCGTAATCGCTTGGGGAGGAGAAGCAGACGGGAGTTGACGTTGGGAGTCATTCACTTTCACTTTTCCTTGTTGCCAATACAGTTCCCCTCTCGCTACTTGTTGCAGGGCGTGGACTAATTCGTCGAGGGGAGTCCGTTTTCGGCTGTAGCCTTCAATCCCCAAACTCCGCAGCGATCGCAGCACAGAATTAGCCGTAACCGTGGTGAGAACAAATAAAGGTAAATTGGGATAATTCTGTTTGAGTTCCTGACAAAACTGCACTCCCAGTCGGGTCTCTTCATCCGCCGTGAGATGAATATCTAAAACAAAGACATCCGGCAACGCATTGAAAGTGGTTAGTTGGTGACGGGCTTGTTCTAGGGTTTGAGCTTGGGCGATAATATGGGTGTCTTCTCGGGCATTGAGAACTTTGGTCAGTCCTTCTGAGAAGACGAGGTCAGCATCAAGCAGGAAGATTTGGATAGCGCGATCGCTCACAACAATGAAGTTAACTCCTAGCTAAGTCGCAGCAATTCTAACACAGGTATTTATGAAGGAATCATCTTGGCACATTTCTCTGGCTGATACGAAGGCAACACAGGAATTAGGAAAACTCTTTGCAACTTTTCTTCCCGCTAATAGTGTGGTTTTGCTCTTTGGTGATTTAGGGGCAGGAAAAACGACATTTGTCCAAGGGTTAGGAGAAGGCTTAGGGATTACGACACCAATTGTTAGTCCCACCTTTACCCTAATTAATGAGTATCTAGAGGGAAGAATGCCGCTGTATCATCTGGATCTGTATCGGTTGGAAAATCAAAGCGCGATCGCGCAACTGTTTCCCGAAACCTATTGGGAAGGTGAGGAAGTCACACCGGGAATTACAGCCATTGAATGGGCTGATCGACTCCCCTATTTCCCTCCCTCTTATCTGCAAGTGAAGTTGCTGAAGACGGAGACTTCTCGCCAAGCAATCATTGAAGTGATTCAGTCATAAAAATTATCTTGCCAGATTGGGGTTATCGTTTCAATTCTGCGGAGTTTGTACTTGATCAATATAATCGCGAAAGCGGTTTAAATCAGCTTTTAGGGTTGATTCTACCACTTGCCCTAAAAACAAATTATCCATAATT of the Cyanobacteria bacterium GSL.Bin1 genome contains:
- a CDS encoding DUF3685 domain-containing protein, translated to MSDRAIQIFLLDADLVFSEGLTKVLNAREDTHIIAQAQTLEQARHQLTTFNALPDVFVLDIHLTADEETRLGVQFCQELKQNYPNLPLFVLTTVTANSVLRSLRSLGIEGYSRKRTPLDELVHALQQVARGELYWQQGKVKVNDSQRQLPSASPPQAITPPRWLTRQRETGLAEIERNLARVEAILEKDELSNFDWLFWSGLRRELKTARWIVQQLLPVEVVVVSEEAESEAIENNSNSEAELPPLLTSLPTSLSETLLQTTLGKIQLGLVNNSGYTLEIDILSPEKKRELLYLVVQEFQEILTQLQFVHLSLEDLPERRSLLLRELWQTCLTRWISKYVELSQFPATAGSIVEFVIREAPLVESMRLNKLPAVTALLAYLLYEEPLKIDQVSYRPESPEAQARAEMLLHNLILVVANAVMQVILNQFGEQERVKNTLYANQYRSSREIARFRNELSWQYRQTYYIQEPKAIFESRHELLVLRGNRIQTVSVYAPRREDLEQLQGIRLGVTIALEFRDAIAPRFRAVFGVVGQAVVYLLTQVIGRGIGLIGRGILQGIGKSVESKRDQQ
- a CDS encoding EAL domain-containing protein, which gives rise to MQLFNAISQWVRSSSPFSNRVNWPLVAASFLATGAVIGTRQLGQLQGWELAAYDFLVRSTPETALDSRLLIVEIDEVTIQQQQQWPLSDQVIADAIQILQQHQPQAIGLDLYRDIPQLPGRDALLQELAADNVVMIETLKAPGATYIPAPANVPEARVGFNDIIIDPDNVVRRNLMYVQIAGQDYLSFALRLSLQYLDKPTVELNSDLMTINNTEFPALGANAGGYVLETEETAGWQVLLNYSNRDVARHLSFNDILAGNYNPAWVKGKIVLIGTTAPSGKDLFLTPFSADDQEKTLMPGVVVHAQMVSQILSTVLDEQPLRWYWADGGEILWILGWSAVGGALAWSSRYPLIFFGVGTLMLLGNYGISWLLFWQGGWIPLIPSAIAFLVSGTIALAYRVLYFRSYDSLTGLLNRATLSKQLTQISHKQRAKNQLALLCLNLDRFQLINESFGHQVGDQLLLLVAQRIRRCLQRADIVARMGGDEFAVLLRSVSDAEEVIEVANCLKQELQIPVTLSQHQIQTTISIGAVLCNPANPLDPESLIRNVHTAMNRARESGVACAFFVEDMHDQAIYRLELEEDLRHGIQAGEFQLCYQPIIDLQNNEIAGFEALVRWHSPKRGLVFPDQFIPLAEETGLIAPLGTWILKEACQHMQAWQQRFTDLPSLWISVNLSGRQFLEKNFVDSVQRILHETQFNPRRLKLEITESIIMYNIEGILKQLHALKALGIQISIDDFGTGYSSLSYLHRFPVDTLKIDQSFVHCIEENWDNSDITRTIVDLSHNLGMNVIAEGIETPFHLEFLRAIGCEYGQGYFFSKPIASQDVEDFLRTQSKVN
- the tsaE gene encoding tRNA (adenosine(37)-N6)-threonylcarbamoyltransferase complex ATPase subunit type 1 TsaE is translated as MKESSWHISLADTKATQELGKLFATFLPANSVVLLFGDLGAGKTTFVQGLGEGLGITTPIVSPTFTLINEYLEGRMPLYHLDLYRLENQSAIAQLFPETYWEGEEVTPGITAIEWADRLPYFPPSYLQVKLLKTETSRQAIIEVIQS
- a CDS encoding diguanylate cyclase, producing the protein MKHFSLLTHFVRNQGILTAAFGIAALVVLASLAGLFQGAELVMFDWLIRRRPAEPVDPRIVIVELTESDLEYLNSWPITDGQLARLLRQINQQDPIAVGLDLYRDLPSGEGREKLHQTFRAMPHLYGVEKAVKVTVKANPVLEELNQVALADIIRDADGKVRRALLAVKQGERQKVGLGTQVALTYLEAKNVAVGNTAGSLEAGGIWRNLLLPFRQENQSKIQLGQAILNPLRRNDGGYINVDNGGYQVLLNYRGLVFQTVSVRDVLENDLPPDLFTDQIVLIGATAPSLNDLFTTPYLSDDPLVPGVVIHANITSQLLSAALDNRPLIRVLPDPLEWFWIACCTIAGAKISLYLLTASPLTKRIYLSVGGTLVGVLVAGVGLVGITYLAFLGGWWLPGVAPLTGLFAAAVMVSTYTARDLRRLASVDGLTQVANRRYFDEEFQRRWLQGSEKQEELGVILCDIDFFKKYNDTYGHQAGDHCLRMVAQAIEKAVRSTDLVARYGGEEFAILLSKSSLETTVKIAERASQSVRNLQIPHLSSEASAYVTLSCGAASIVPSLEQAPASLIAHADQALYSAKEQGRDRAAVYELHLS